CGAAGCCGGCCGCCCCTCCGCCGAAGACGCCTGCCGCGTCGGCGACTCCCGCTTCTTCGCCTGATCGGAGCCGAACGGCCATGTGCATCGGCATCCCCATGCAAGTCCGCTCCGAAAATGGACTGACCGCTCTGTGCGCCGGCCGGGGCGAGGAACGTCGGGTCAGCCTGCTGCTGACCGGCGAACTGCCGGTCGGCGCCTGGGTCATGGTCCATGTGGACACCGCGATCCGCACCCTGGACGAGGCCGAGGTCCCGCTGATCAACGACGCCCTCGACGCGCTGGAGGCGGCCGGCCGGGGCGATCCCTTCGAGCACCTGTTCGCCGACCTGATCGGCCGCGAACCCCAGCTTCCCGACCATCTCCGCGAGCAGCAGCCCGCCCCTTCACGAGGAAAAGCCTGATGCCCGCAACGGTCATCGAACGCCTGATCGCGATCGAGAACTGCCCGGTGATCACCGAAGGGACGGTGGACCGTTTCCTGGACGGCAGCGGAATGGCGATCCTCTTCTTCACCGGGGATCCGCGCCAGCGGCCGGAAAGCAACGATGTCGCCGTCGTCCTGCGCGAGCTCAACACGGTGTTTCCGGGCCGCCTGCGCGTCGGCATCGTCGACCAGGCGGCCGAGGCCGCGCTCAAGCCTCGCTTCGGCGTGCTGGTCGTGCCCACCCTCGTCTATATGCACCAGGGCGAGTTCGTCGGCCTGATCCCCCGGATCCAGGACTGGCGGAGCTATGTCGAGAAGACGCGCATCTTCCTCGAAGCCGCGCCGCCGGGCCCCTGACCGAAACCCGCCGCCAGAGAAGGGAACGACCACGATGCGCCACCCGATGAAATGGGAAAACGAAGAGCAGCCGACCGGCGTGTTCCTGGGCGGTCCGGAAGCCGAGTCCCTGGACCTGATGCGGATGCCGGCCGCCGTGCGGCGTCTCGACCGGCTGTCGCTGCCCGGAACGACGCCGGGGCTGGCGGATGCCGCGCGCACCCTCATGGCGGTTCGCGCGGCCCTCGACGGCTTCACGGTCGACTCATCCCCGGCGCTGTTTCCGCTCTCCGGACTGGACGAGGCAGCGGTGGCGCTGCTCGACGACGCCCTGGGCGAGGGCGAGGTCGGCATCGTCGTGTCGGGCGCCAGCGAGTACCAGATCCAGGAATCGGTGCTGCCCGGCGTCTGGCGGGTCAAGACGTTCGCCCTGGCGGGCGGTCCCGCAGGCGCCCTGGCCGGCGACCATATCGAGGTGGCGGACGTCCCCGGCGTCGTGCGCGCCGCCGCCCTGGGCGGCACCCGCGCGCAGTTGGAAATCGGCGATCCGCCCGAAGGCTGCATGAACGTCATGCCGGTCCTGGCCGAGCTTCGGGCGCGCACGGCGGCCTACGTCCAGGGCGACCGCAACCATGTCATCAGCTTCACCCTGTTCCCCATGAACGAGACGGACATGGCGTTCCTCAAGCTGACGCTCGGGATGGGGCCGGTCCAGGCCGTATCGCGCGGCTACGGCACCTGCCGCGTCACCCTAACCGGCCAGCGCCACGTCTGGAGCGTCCAGTACCTCAACGCCATGGACACGGTGATCCTGGACACCATGGAGATCGGCGACGTCCCGGTCGCCCTGTCGGCGGCTGACGAGGATTTCCAGGACAGCGCCGAGCGGCTGGGCGAGATCCTGGAGGCCTATTTCCAATGACCTCGGCGTCCCCGGCACTCCGGAACCTGTTCGAAGGCTCGTTCCTGGGCGACGCCGCGCGGATCGCCCCGGACGCGCGGCTGGAATGCGGCATCTGCTGGACCCCCTACGACCCTGCCGAAGGCGACCCGGTCTGGCAGATCCCGCCGGGAACCCCCTTCGCGGCCCTGCCCGAGGACTGGCGCTGCCCGACCTGCGACGCGGAAAAGCACAAGTTCATGGTGCTGGACGCTCCGGCCGCCGCCCCGGCGGAGTCGCCGCCCGGCGACCCGTCCGGTGCGCTGGCCGAGGCCTATCGGCGGATCGCGCGAACGGTGATGTCCGACCTGCCGCTCTACAATCCACGCCTGGCCGTCGAGGCGGTCGGCTTCCGGCGATATGGCGACGGCTGGCTCGGCATCATGGTGACGCCCTGGTTCATGAACGCCGTCCTGGTGCCCGGCGTTCCGGGAGCCTGGGACGGCCTGAGGGACGGGGTGAAATCAGTCCGGACCCTGCCGTCCGGCGACTACGAGTTCGTCGCCGGCCGTCTCGACGGCGTCGGGACGATCCTGAACTGCTCGCTCTTCTCCCCGATGTTCGAGTTCGAGGAGCAGGCCGTCGCCCTTCAGACCGCCGAGGCCGCGCTCGCGGCCCTGCTCGAACCCGAACCGGGTGCCGAGGCATCCCCGCTACCCCCTCCCGCGCCCGCGGCCCCGGCACCCGCCCCGGTCGAGGTGAGCCGCCGCCATCTGCTGCGCGGCAGCTTCGGAGGCTGACCCCATGAACGCGCGCGCCGGCATCGAGGGTACCCTCTCTTTCCAGATCATGGTCATCGACTCCACAGTGGCCGACGTGCGCCTTAAATCGTCGCGAGGAACCGGCATCGACCGCATGCTGGCGGGACGCCCTGTGGCCGACGCCCTGTCGCTGGTTCCCATGCTGTTCAGCCTGTGCGGGACCGCCCAGGGCGTCGCCGCCGCCCGGGCCTGCGAGGCGGCGGCGGGCATCGTCCCGGCGGGCGCGCATCAGGCGGCGCGCGAGATTCTGATACTGGGCGAAATGGTCGCCAGCCACGCCTGGCAACTGGCGATCGAGTGGCCGCGCCTGATGGAGGAGGCACCTGACCCCGGTATCCTTCTCGGGATCCGCCGCCGCGTCTCGGCGCTTGCCGAATCGCTCTATCCCGCGCGCGACTGGACCCGGCCGGGCGGCGGCGCGCTCAAACCCGACGCCATCGCCCTGGACGATGCGCTGGACCATATCGCCGGCGCGGTCGAGGCACTGGTCGGTGCCGGCTTCGAGGAGATCCGGGACGGCGAGGATCTCGCCCGCTGGAGCCGCCGGACCGGCACGACGGCGGCCCGGCTGATCAGCCGCGTCATGGCCGACGATATGGCGGGCTTCGGGCGTAGCGGGGTAGCCAGGCTGCCCGGCCTGCCGGACCGCTGGTTCGCCGACCGGCTCTCGGCCGATCCGGGCTTCGCCACGGCCCCGGACCTGGACGGCGGGCCGGCAGAGACCGGCGCCCTGGGCCGGGCCGCCGGCACGCCGCTGATGGTCGCCCTGACCGGTTGCTTCGGCAACGGCCTGCTGCCGCGTTTCGCGGCACGGCTGGTCGACCTGTCGGGCTTGCCGGCCCGGATGCGCGACGCCGCGAGGCTGCTGGAAGCCGTCCGGCCGGCTCCGCCGGACTCCGTCCAGGGGATCACGGGCTCCGGCGCGGGCTCGGCGGAGACGGCACGCGGCCGGCTCGCCCACTGGATCGCGCTGAACCGGGGAGCGGTGACCACCTACCGGTCGGTCGCTCCCAACGAGTGGAATTTCCACCCGCGCGGCGCCTTCGTCCGGGGATTGGTGGGCCTGCCGGCCGACGACGGCCTGCGCCGGAGGGTCGACCTGCTGATCGCCGCGCTGGACCCCTGCGTCCCGTGCCACGTGATGATGGAGGAACGCGCCGGTGCATGAGATGGCGCTGTGCCAAGGCATCCTGGACATCATCCGCGACCGGGCCGCGGAGGAGCACTTCAGCCGCGTCGCGGTGGTCCGTCTGCGCGTCGGGGCGCTCTCCCACGTCGATCCCCGCGCCCTGGAGTTTGGGTTCGACGTCGTGGCCCGGGGGACCCTGGCCGAAGGGGCCGAGCTGCGGATCGACCGTCCGGCGGGACAGGCCTTCTGCATGGCCTGCTCACAAACGGTCACCCTGGCGGCCCGGGGAGATCCCTGCCCCGCCTGCGGCAGCCACCAGCTGATGGTGGTTGGCGGCGACGAATTGCGTGTCGAAGAACTGGAGGTCTCGTGATGTGCACCGTCTGCGGCTGCGGCCCCGGGGAAACCCGGATCGACGGGCTCGAACCCGGAACCGGCGCGGAGCATGACCATGAGCATGTATCCCCCGACGGCACCGTGGTACGCCACAGGCACGGTCACGGCCACTCCCATGGCCATGATCACCATCACGAGCACGATCATGCCCATCATCATGCCCATGACCACCCGACGCGGCTGATCCGGATCGAGCAGGATATCCTGGCGAAGAACGGCCGCTTCGCCGCCGTCAACCGGCAGCTCCTCGCGGCGTCGCGTGCCTTCGCCGTCAACCTGATGTCCAGCCCCGGATCGGGAAAGACGACGCTGCTGGTCCGGACCCTCACGGATCTCGCCGCGAGCATTCCCATGGCGGTGATCGAGGGCGACCAGCAGACCAGCTTCGATGCCGACCGCATCCGTGCCACCGGCGCGCCGGCTGTCCAGGTCAATACCGGCAAGGGGTGCCATCTCGACGCGCAGATGGTCACCCTGGCGCTCGGGACGCAGCCGCCGCCCGTGGGCGGCGTGCTGTTCATCGAGAATGTCGGGAACCTGGTCTGCCCGGCCGGCTTCGACTTGGGCGAGAACCGCCGGGTCGTCGTCGTTTCCGTGACCGAGGGCGAGGACAAGCCGCTCAAGTACCCCGACATGTTCGCGACCGCCGACCTGATGGTGGTCAACAAGATCGATCTGCTGCCCTACCTCAGCTTCGACGTTCCGCGCCTGATCTCCAGTGCCCGGCAGGTCAAGCCGTCGCTCGACGTCATCCAGGTTTCCGCCACGGCCGGGACAGGGTTGGACCAGTGGTATGCCTGGCTCGCCGCCGGCATCGCCGCCGCCGAAACCGGAGGCTGAGCCGTGGTCGTCGATCCCATGCCGGTAAGCCGCTCCCGCGTCCGCGTCCGGGGCTTGGTCCAGGGGGTCGGGTACCGTCCCTTCGTCCATGAACTGGCCGGGCGGTACGGCCTGACGGGCTGGGTGCTGAACGATACCGACGGCGTCCTGCTGGAGGTG
This Skermanella mucosa DNA region includes the following protein-coding sequences:
- a CDS encoding HypC/HybG/HupF family hydrogenase formation chaperone; translation: MCIGIPMQVRSENGLTALCAGRGEERRVSLLLTGELPVGAWVMVHVDTAIRTLDEAEVPLINDALDALEAAGRGDPFEHLFADLIGREPQLPDHLREQQPAPSRGKA
- the hypA gene encoding hydrogenase maturation nickel metallochaperone HypA; the encoded protein is MALCQGILDIIRDRAAEEHFSRVAVVRLRVGALSHVDPRALEFGFDVVARGTLAEGAELRIDRPAGQAFCMACSQTVTLAARGDPCPACGSHQLMVVGGDELRVEELEVS
- a CDS encoding nickel-dependent hydrogenase large subunit: MNARAGIEGTLSFQIMVIDSTVADVRLKSSRGTGIDRMLAGRPVADALSLVPMLFSLCGTAQGVAAARACEAAAGIVPAGAHQAAREILILGEMVASHAWQLAIEWPRLMEEAPDPGILLGIRRRVSALAESLYPARDWTRPGGGALKPDAIALDDALDHIAGAVEALVGAGFEEIRDGEDLARWSRRTGTTAARLISRVMADDMAGFGRSGVARLPGLPDRWFADRLSADPGFATAPDLDGGPAETGALGRAAGTPLMVALTGCFGNGLLPRFAARLVDLSGLPARMRDAARLLEAVRPAPPDSVQGITGSGAGSAETARGRLAHWIALNRGAVTTYRSVAPNEWNFHPRGAFVRGLVGLPADDGLRRRVDLLIAALDPCVPCHVMMEERAGA
- the hypB gene encoding hydrogenase nickel incorporation protein HypB, translating into MCTVCGCGPGETRIDGLEPGTGAEHDHEHVSPDGTVVRHRHGHGHSHGHDHHHEHDHAHHHAHDHPTRLIRIEQDILAKNGRFAAVNRQLLAASRAFAVNLMSSPGSGKTTLLVRTLTDLAASIPMAVIEGDQQTSFDADRIRATGAPAVQVNTGKGCHLDAQMVTLALGTQPPPVGGVLFIENVGNLVCPAGFDLGENRRVVVVSVTEGEDKPLKYPDMFATADLMVVNKIDLLPYLSFDVPRLISSARQVKPSLDVIQVSATAGTGLDQWYAWLAAGIAAAETGG
- a CDS encoding thioredoxin domain-containing protein; this translates as MPATVIERLIAIENCPVITEGTVDRFLDGSGMAILFFTGDPRQRPESNDVAVVLRELNTVFPGRLRVGIVDQAAEAALKPRFGVLVVPTLVYMHQGEFVGLIPRIQDWRSYVEKTRIFLEAAPPGP
- a CDS encoding hydrogenase expression/formation protein, encoding MRHPMKWENEEQPTGVFLGGPEAESLDLMRMPAAVRRLDRLSLPGTTPGLADAARTLMAVRAALDGFTVDSSPALFPLSGLDEAAVALLDDALGEGEVGIVVSGASEYQIQESVLPGVWRVKTFALAGGPAGALAGDHIEVADVPGVVRAAALGGTRAQLEIGDPPEGCMNVMPVLAELRARTAAYVQGDRNHVISFTLFPMNETDMAFLKLTLGMGPVQAVSRGYGTCRVTLTGQRHVWSVQYLNAMDTVILDTMEIGDVPVALSAADEDFQDSAERLGEILEAYFQ
- the hybE gene encoding [NiFe]-hydrogenase assembly chaperone HybE; the encoded protein is MTSASPALRNLFEGSFLGDAARIAPDARLECGICWTPYDPAEGDPVWQIPPGTPFAALPEDWRCPTCDAEKHKFMVLDAPAAAPAESPPGDPSGALAEAYRRIARTVMSDLPLYNPRLAVEAVGFRRYGDGWLGIMVTPWFMNAVLVPGVPGAWDGLRDGVKSVRTLPSGDYEFVAGRLDGVGTILNCSLFSPMFEFEEQAVALQTAEAALAALLEPEPGAEASPLPPPAPAAPAPAPVEVSRRHLLRGSFGG